Genomic DNA from Spirochaeta isovalerica:
TGCAATCGGATTTATTATCGAGAGCATCAGCGATCATCAGAAATTCCGCTTTAAGAACAATGAAAAAAATAAAGGGTTGTGGATTGAAAATGGTTTGTGGAAATACTCCCGACACCCTAATTATTTCGGTGAAATGCTGGTCTGGTGGGGGCTTTTTATTGCAGCTATCCCGGCTTTGGGCGGTTTGAAGATTCTGACTGTTATGGGTCCTGTTTTTATTACTCTTCTTCTTCTCTTCGTCAGCGGAATTCCCCTTCTGGAGAAAAGCGCCGAAAAGAAATACGGAGGAAATCCCCTCTACCGGTCATACCGGGACAGGACAAGTTTATTAATTCCTTTTCCTCCCAAGTCTGCCAGGGAAGATAAGTCATGACGCTTCTACTCATTGCGGGAGCCTATCTCATCGGCTCTGTTCCCGCTGCCCTTCTGGCCGGATTCATCATCACAGGAAAGGATATTCGAAAGGAGGGGAGCGGTAACGCCGGAGCCACTAATGTTTTCCGTATTCTCGGTGCGAAAGCCGCGCTCCCAGTCGCACTGTTCGATTTTTCCAAGGCCTTTTTTCCTGTTTTTTATAGTCAATGGCTTTCCGGGTTTTTCGGCATCCAGTGGGACAATCAATTACTGTTGAAACTCCTGATTCTGAGTGCCGTGATTCTCGGCCATGTCTTTCCCATCTGGTCGGGATTCAAAGGGGGGAAGGCTGTTGCATCCGGTGCAGGAGGCGTTTCTGCTCTCTTTCCACCGGCGTTGCCGGCCTGTCTTATTTTATTTCTCATAATAGCTTTCCTGACCGGATATGTTTCGGTCGCCTCTTTGACCGCAGCCTGGTTTCTGCCAATCTTCTACCGTATTTTTACTTGGCTTGCGGGGTATCACTACTCTCCTGAACTGCAAGTCTTCTTCATCGCAACCGCTATTGTTATAACGGTCCTCCACAGAAAAAATATCGTCAGACTAATGAGAGGAGAAGAGAACAGATTCAGAAGGAAAAGAGACTGACCTTACAATAAAAAAAAGGATTGTCCAGCTTTGAGGACAATCCTTTTTTCAATATTCCTATGGACTATTTCAGGCCGATAAGCACATCACCTTTGGACACTTTATCTCCATCTTTATAGAAAATGGCACCGACGATACCGTCTTTTGTGGCTTTGATTTCGTTGAAAAGCTTCATGGCTTCAACTATACAAACCGTATCTCCGGCTTTTACCGAATCGCCCACTTTGACAAAAGGAGGCTGTCCAGGTTCCGAAGCGGCGTAAAACGTTCCCACAAGCGGCGCCGTAACTGTATTGTCATATGCTGATGCATCTCCGGCTGAAGCAGCAGGAGCCTGAGGTGCCGTTTCCTGAGGCGCAGGTGACGATTGAGCCGGTTCTACTGGCGAAGGAGCCGCTGCAGGCTGAGGCTGTGCCGAAGGTCGGGGGGCCGCTCCGTTGGCTCTGATATCAATTGAGAAATCACCCTTGCGGATGGAAAGCTCATCCAGATTCAGTCCTGCCGTCTGAGCGATAACATGAGCTATCCCCGTATAGTCGTTGGTGTGGACCATCTGGTCCGTATCTGCCTTACCGTTCCCCTGTTTCATAGCCAGGTCGGTAATCTTCACTTCTTCCGTCGATTTATCCGCTTCCATTTCAAGGTCCGCCGGTATGGGATCCCTTTCTTCTTCAGGCAGGTTTCTCCATTTGAAATATTCGATAGCCACTTCGGGGAACATGGCGTAGGAAAGAACATCTTCATCTTCTTTGATCAGTCCCGCCTCGAGATCATTGGCGATTGTGGGGAGCATCGGCTTGATATCGTCCGCCGGCCTGTGGTCGATCGGTTTTTCATCGCCGAGAATCTTTTTGATAAACTCGGGATCGATCGGCGCTGGTGAACGGCCGTACTTGCCTCTGACGTATTCTTTCACTTCATTGGGAACCATGGAATAGCGTTCGCCCGAAAGGACGTTCATAACAGCCTGGGTTCCGACGATCTGACTGGTAGGAGTTACCAGAGGGGGGTATCCCAGATCTTTACGGACAGCTGTGACTTCTTTGAGAGCATCGTCCAGTTTATCCAGGGCACCCTGCATATCGAGCTGGGAGCGGAAATTGGAAATCATACCGCCGGGAATCTGGTGAACCAGAATGCCGGGATCGATAATGGAATCCATAGCTGTGCTTTTATGGGCTCTCTTGTGTTTGAGTTTGCTGAAGAAAGCGGCAATATCCGCCAGAGCGTCAAAATCGAGGTTGGTGGCGTAATTCGTTTCATTGAATATGGAGGCCAGAGTCTCGACCGGCGGCTGAGAGGTAAATCCGGCCATGCTGGAGATGGAACAGTCTATGGCTCCCGCTCCGGCTCTCACTCCCTCCACATAGGTTGGGGTCGCCATACCGCTGGTGGCATGAGCGTGAAGCTGAATGGGAACATCCACTTCCTTAATAAGGGCTGATACCAGTTTTTCCGCCATTATGGGGCTCAGGATTCCCGCCATATCTTTAATACAGAGTGAGTCCACGCCCAACTGAACCTGCTCCTTCGCATATTCAACATATTTCTCAACAGTGTGAACAGGTGACGTGGTGTAGGCAAGTGTACCCTGGGCATGACCGCCGTGTTTTTTTACGGCTTTAATCGCGGCCTCGAGGTTTCTCGTGTCATTAAGCGCATCGAAAATCCGGAAAATATCAATCCCGTTTTTACAGGCCAGGGCTACGAATTTATCTATGACATCATCGGAATAGTTCCTGTATCCGACGGCATTCTGTCCGCGGAGGAGCATCTGCAGAGGCGTTTTTGTCGCGCGTTTCTTAACTTCCCTCAGTCTCTCCCAGGGGTTCTCTCTGAGAAAGCGCATACATACGTCGAAAGTGGCTCCGCCCCACATTTCAAGGGAGTAGTATCCGGCCTTGTCAATCGTATCGATGATTTCCATTATGTCGGAAGTCCTCATTCTGGTCGCCCAGAGGGACTGATGAGCGTCTCTCAATGTCGTATCGGTAATTCTCAAAGGCAGCTTGTGCAGAGCGTCTTCTTTTTTCTGACTTCTATCGGCCATATTAATAACTCCTGTTTCTTTCTACTCGTTGTAGATACCCATTTTGGAAAATTTTTCAAAACGGCGTTTTGTCAATTTGGCTTTGGGAACTTTCTTAAGGCCCTTCAGCTCTTCCAGTATTGCTTTTTTAACGGCGGCGAAAGTGGCATCGTAATCTGTATGGGCCCCTTCCGTCGGCTCTTCTATTATTCTGTCAATAACATCCAGTTCTTTCAGGGACGGTGCTGTCGGCTTGAGCGCGGCGGCGGCAATCGGTGCCTTCGTGCCGTCTCTCCAGAGAATTCCCGCGCATCCTTCCGGCGAAATAACCGAATAAACCGCATTGGAGAGCATCAGAATTCTGTCTCCCACTCCGATTCCCAGAGCACCGCCGGAACCGCCTTCTCCCACGACCACGCAGATTATGGGGACTTTGATCCGGGCCATTTCAACCAGGTTTCTGGCTATGGCCTCGGCCTGCCCCCTTTCTTCCGCTTCCAGACCGGGGAAAGCTCCCTGTGTATCTATGAATGTGATTATGGGGACATTGAACCGCTCGGCGAGCTGCATCATCCTCAGGGCTTTTCTGTAACCGTCGGGTAAGGCGCATCCGAAGTTCCTTTCGATGTTTTCCTCGATCGTCTTACCTTTGTTATGACCGACAACCATAACCGGTTCTCCGCCGATCCGGGCGAAACCGGAAGCGATGGCCTTGTCATCGGAAAAACGTCTGTCTCCGTGGAATTCGGTAAAATCGGTAAAAATCGCCCCCAGATAATCCTGAAGAACAGGTCTCAGAGGGTTCCTTGCCAGCTTGACTGTTTCCCAGGGAGTCCGGTCCTGGGGCTGTAAGCTTAGTTCCGCCAGCTCTTTTTTAACTTTGGCTATCTCTTTTTTAAACAGCTCCGGGGAGTTGGACATCAAAGCCAGTTTCTTTTCCAGTTCTATTTTGCTTACCATCTTCCCTTGCTCCTATCTGTTGTAAAATGAAAGAATCTGACTGAGAGTATTCTTCATTTCCTTCCGGTGTACGATTTTATCGATAAAACCGTGCTCCACCAGGTATTCCGCTGTCTGGAAATCGTCGGGAAGTTTCTGTTTGATTGTTTCTTCGATAACCCTCCGGCCCGCAAAAGCGATAAGAGCTCCCGGTTCCGCCAGGTTCAGGTCTCCCACCATGGCATAGGAAGCGGAAACGCCTCCCGTGGTCGGGTCGGTCAGAACGGAAATAAAAGGAATGTCCCTGTCATTGAGCCGGGCTACGCCGGCGCAGGTCTTCGCCATCTGCATCAGGCTGAGGATTCCCTCGTGCATTCTCGCTCCGCCGGAGGCTGAGAAAATAATGAGGGGAACAGATTTTTCATAAGCGTAATTGGCTGCTCTGAGAATCTTTTCGCCTGTACCGGAAGAAAGGCTTCCTCCGAGAAAACGGAAATCCATGACGGCAATGGAAACGGGAATCCCGTTAATTTTGCCAATGCCGGTTACGACCGACTCGTTGAGACCGGTTTTCTCCCTTGTGGCCGCAGCCTTATCTTTATAACTTCCTTTGGCATCGTTGAAGTGAAGAGGGTCGGAAGGCTTAATATTGCTGTTGAGCTCGGTAAAGGTTCCCTCGTCGAGAGTGATCCCTATTCTTTCCCAGGCTGTCAACTTTCCATGGTGTCCGCATGCGGGGCACACTTTATGATCCTGAAGCCAGCTTTCCTTGAAAATGTGTTTTTTACATTTGGGGCAGCTTAACCAGATATCTTCATTGAAATTCTTATCCTTAGCTTTCGGAGTGCTAAACCAAGCCATCTATACCACCTGTTTTAATTCTATCTACCTACTTGTAGGTAGGCAAATACTTTTTGTGAAATCCTTTCCCGATTAACTCTTGTTGTAAAAGATATCACATATACGCGACTTTAGTGCCGCTGAATTGTATCTGACAAATTGTAAGAAAATGTCAATAATAAGTCAAGATTAAAATATCGAATGAACATGACTTATAAGGTTCGAAATTTTCCCTGGAAATGCCCTATAAAATAGCGAGCTGTTTCGCTTCATTAAGCATGGGTCAAATCCAGTTTTCTCTCCTGATCTGAAAAAATCCGGAATCGCCCTACGACCAGTATACCCCTGATTTCATGATAGAGTTGTATTTCGCGGAGAAATAATAGAACGACCA
This window encodes:
- the accB gene encoding acetyl-CoA carboxylase biotin carboxyl carrier protein, which translates into the protein MADRSQKKEDALHKLPLRITDTTLRDAHQSLWATRMRTSDIMEIIDTIDKAGYYSLEMWGGATFDVCMRFLRENPWERLREVKKRATKTPLQMLLRGQNAVGYRNYSDDVIDKFVALACKNGIDIFRIFDALNDTRNLEAAIKAVKKHGGHAQGTLAYTTSPVHTVEKYVEYAKEQVQLGVDSLCIKDMAGILSPIMAEKLVSALIKEVDVPIQLHAHATSGMATPTYVEGVRAGAGAIDCSISSMAGFTSQPPVETLASIFNETNYATNLDFDALADIAAFFSKLKHKRAHKSTAMDSIIDPGILVHQIPGGMISNFRSQLDMQGALDKLDDALKEVTAVRKDLGYPPLVTPTSQIVGTQAVMNVLSGERYSMVPNEVKEYVRGKYGRSPAPIDPEFIKKILGDEKPIDHRPADDIKPMLPTIANDLEAGLIKEDEDVLSYAMFPEVAIEYFKWRNLPEEERDPIPADLEMEADKSTEEVKITDLAMKQGNGKADTDQMVHTNDYTGIAHVIAQTAGLNLDELSIRKGDFSIDIRANGAAPRPSAQPQPAAAPSPVEPAQSSPAPQETAPQAPAASAGDASAYDNTVTAPLVGTFYAASEPGQPPFVKVGDSVKAGDTVCIVEAMKLFNEIKATKDGIVGAIFYKDGDKVSKGDVLIGLK
- the accD gene encoding acetyl-CoA carboxylase, carboxyltransferase subunit beta, with protein sequence MAWFSTPKAKDKNFNEDIWLSCPKCKKHIFKESWLQDHKVCPACGHHGKLTAWERIGITLDEGTFTELNSNIKPSDPLHFNDAKGSYKDKAAATREKTGLNESVVTGIGKINGIPVSIAVMDFRFLGGSLSSGTGEKILRAANYAYEKSVPLIIFSASGGARMHEGILSLMQMAKTCAGVARLNDRDIPFISVLTDPTTGGVSASYAMVGDLNLAEPGALIAFAGRRVIEETIKQKLPDDFQTAEYLVEHGFIDKIVHRKEMKNTLSQILSFYNR
- the plsY gene encoding glycerol-3-phosphate 1-O-acyltransferase PlsY, coding for MTLLLIAGAYLIGSVPAALLAGFIITGKDIRKEGSGNAGATNVFRILGAKAALPVALFDFSKAFFPVFYSQWLSGFFGIQWDNQLLLKLLILSAVILGHVFPIWSGFKGGKAVASGAGGVSALFPPALPACLILFLIIAFLTGYVSVASLTAAWFLPIFYRIFTWLAGYHYSPELQVFFIATAIVITVLHRKNIVRLMRGEENRFRRKRD
- a CDS encoding acetyl-CoA carboxylase carboxyltransferase subunit alpha; amino-acid sequence: MVSKIELEKKLALMSNSPELFKKEIAKVKKELAELSLQPQDRTPWETVKLARNPLRPVLQDYLGAIFTDFTEFHGDRRFSDDKAIASGFARIGGEPVMVVGHNKGKTIEENIERNFGCALPDGYRKALRMMQLAERFNVPIITFIDTQGAFPGLEAEERGQAEAIARNLVEMARIKVPIICVVVGEGGSGGALGIGVGDRILMLSNAVYSVISPEGCAGILWRDGTKAPIAAAALKPTAPSLKELDVIDRIIEEPTEGAHTDYDATFAAVKKAILEELKGLKKVPKAKLTKRRFEKFSKMGIYNE